A stretch of Schistocerca cancellata isolate TAMUIC-IGC-003103 chromosome 3, iqSchCanc2.1, whole genome shotgun sequence DNA encodes these proteins:
- the LOC126176408 gene encoding uncharacterized PE-PGRS family protein PE_PGRS54-like, with product MEALEVTLVMEVMVEMEVMVEMEVMEAAVVMLEMEQMVVMVAMEANVVMLEMEVRVEMEAMMVMEVMEAVVVMLEMENNGGDGIDRGEGGSGGDDGDGGDGGNGSDAGDGGDHLNGGNGGDGGDGGSGSDAGNGGDGGHGGNGGDAGDGGDSGDGGDGGYGGDAGDGCDGGNGGDGADGGDGGRGGDAGDRGAGGDGGNGGNGGDAGDGGNRGNGDDGGDGCDGGNGGHGGDGGDGGSAGDAGNRGDGGNGRKGGGAGDGEDGGDGGDGGNGDDGGDDAGDGGDGGDGGNGGHAHDGGDGGNGGDGGGEGGSGADTGDGGDGGNGSDTGDGGNGGNSGNGGDGGDGGSGSDAVYGGDGGDRGDGGIAGDAGDGGDGGDGGNGGNGGDGGDGDCGGDAVDGGDGGDGGNGGKCGDVGDGGDGGDGGNRGKRGDAGDGENGGNGGDGGDGSDGGNGGDGGDGGDGGGGGDAGDGGVGGDGGNGGNGGDAGDGGDGGNGGDGGNGGDGASGSNAGNGGNVSEGGNGMDAGDGGNGCDCGDGGDGASGSDAGNGGDGSDGGNGGDAGDGGDGGNGGDGGNGGDGASGRDAGNGGDGSDGGYCGDDCDGGNGKNGGDGGDGGDGGSGRDAGNGGDGSDGGNSGDAGDGGYGCDGGDGGDGASGSDAGNGGDGSDGGNGGDAGDGKNGGDSGDGGDGGSSGDAGNGGDGGDGGDRGIGGDTGDGVHGGDGGNGSNGGDAGKSGNGGNGGDGDDGGSGGDAGDGVDGGDGGNGGDAGDGGDGGNGGGGGDGGDGASGSDAGNGGDGSDGGNGGDAADGGNSKNGGDGGW from the exons atggaGGCACTGGAGGTGACACTGGTGATGGAGGTAATGGTGGaaatggaggtgatggtggagatggaggtgatggaggcagcagtggtgatgctggagatggagcagatggtggtgatggtggcaatGGAGGCAAATGTGGTGATGTTGGAGATGGAGGTGAGGGTGGAAATGGAGGCAATGATGGTGATGGAGGTGATGGAAGCAGTAGTGGTGATGCTGGAGATGGAAAA TAATGGAGGCGATGGTATAGATAGAGGTGAAGGAGGcagtggtggtgatgatggtgatggtggtgatggaggcAATGGCAGTGATGCTGGCGATGGAGGTGATCATCTAAATGGCGGCAATGGTGGAGATGGAGGCGATGGAGGCAGTGGTAGTGATGCTGGCAATGGAGGAGATGGTGGTCATGGAGGCAATGGTGGTGATGCCGGTGATGGAGGGGatagtggtgatggtggtgatggtggctaTGGTGGTGATGCTGGTGATGGATGTGACGGTGGAAATGGAGGTGATGGTGCAGATGGAGGTGATGGAGGCAGGGGTGGTGATGCTGGTGATAGAGGAGCTGGTGGTGATGGTGGCAATGGAGGCAACGGTGGTGATGCTGGCGATGGTGGAAATAGAGGCAATGGTGATGATGGAGGTGATGGATGTGATGGAGGAAATGGAGGTcatggtggagatggaggtgatggaGGCAGTGCTGGTGATGCTGGCAATAGAGGAGATGGTGGCAATGGAAGAAAAGGTGGTGGTGCTGGTGATGGAgaagatggtggtgatggtggtgatggaggcAATGGTGATGATGGAGGTGATGATGCTGGAGATGGAGGAGATGGTGGTGATGGAGGCAATGGCGGGCATGCTcacgatggtggtgatggtgggaaTGGAGGCGATGGTGGAGGTGAAGGAGGCAGTGGAGCTGATACTGGAGATGGTGGTGATGGAGGCAATGGGAGTGATACTGGCGATGGAGGTAATGGTGGAAATAGTGGCaatggtggagatggaggtgatggaGGCAGTGGTAGTGATGCTGTCTATGGAGGAGATGGGGGTGATCGTGGTGATGGAGGCATTGCTGGTGATGCTGGTGATGGAGGAGATGGTGGCGATGGTGGCAATGGAGGCAACGGTGGTGATGGAGGTGATGGAGACTGTGGTGGTGATGCTGTAGATGGaggagatggtggtgatggtggcaacGGAGGCAAATGTGGTGACGTTggagatggaggtgatggtggtgatggtggcaacAGAGGCAAACGTGGTGATGCTGGCGATGGTGAAAATGGAGGCAATGGTGGTGATGGAGGTGATGGAAGTGATGGAGGaaatggaggtgatggtggagatggaggtgatggaggcggtggtggtgatgctggtgatggaggagttggtggtgatggtggcaaTGGAGGCAACGGTGGAGATGCTGGcgatggaggtgatggtggaaatggaggCGATGGTGGAAATGGAGGTGACGGAGCCAGTGGTAGTAATGCTGGCAATGGAGGAAATGTTAGTGAAGGAGGAAATGGTATGGATGCTGGCGATggtggaaatggttgtgattgtgGAGATGGAGGGGACGGAGCCAGTGGTAGTGATGCTGGCAATGGAGGAGATGGTAGTGATGGAGGAAATGGTGGTGATGCTGGcgatggaggtgatggtggaaatggaggCGATGGTGGAAATGGAGGTGACGGAGCCAGTGGTAGAGATGCTGGCAATGGAGGAGATGGTAGTGATGGAGGATATTGTGGTGATGATTGTGATGGTGGCAATGGTAAaaatggaggtgatggtggagatggaggtgatggaGGCAGCGGTCGTGATGCTGGCAATGGAGGAGATGGTAGTGATGGAGGAAACAGTGGTGATGCTGGCGATGGTGGATATGGTTGcgatggtggagatggaggtgacGGAGCCAGTGGTAGTGATGCTGGCAATGGAGGAGATGGTAGTGATGGAGGAAATGGTGGTGATGCTGGCGATGGTAAAAATGGAGGTGATAgtggagatggaggtgatggaGGCAGCAGTGGTGATGCTGGCAATGGaggagatggtggtgatggtggtgatagAGGCATCGGTGGTGATACTGGTGATGGAGTAcatggtggtgatggtggcaatGGGAGCAACGGTGGTGATGCTGGCAAAAGTGGAAATGGAGGCAATGGTGGTGATGGAGATGATGGAGGCAGTGGTGGTGATGCTGGagatggagtagatggtggtgatggtggcaatGGCGGTGATGCTGGcgatggaggtgatggtggaaatggaggtGGTGGTGGAGATGGAGGTGACGGAGCCAGTGGTAGTGATGCTGGCAATGGAGGAGATGGCAGTGATGGAGGAAATGGTGGTGATGCTGCTGATGGTGGCAACAGTAAaaatggaggtgatggtgga TGGTGA
- the LOC126176409 gene encoding serine-rich adhesin for platelets-like, with protein sequence IASVTTITSYSSISSITTITSLSTTASITTTTSIATISTISSITSITTISFITSITTIASITTISSIAGVTAAASITSISTITTTSTITPITSNTTIATITSITTISSITTISTIASITNTGSIISVSTIASISTIASITSITAIASITTISSITTTASFTSIYTITSYSTITTIASITTIASITTISSISSITTTAPNTSITTIASISTTTSISNITTVASVATISTTSSITSITTIACISTIASI encoded by the coding sequence ATTGCCTCCGTCACCACCATCACCAGCTACTCCTCCATCAGCAGCATCAccaccattacctccctttccacaACCGCCAGCATCACCACCACTACATCCATTGCCACCATATCTACCATCTCTTCTATCACCAGCATCACCACCATCTCCTTCATCACCAGCATCACCACCATTGCCTCCATCACCACCATCTCCTCCATTGCCGGCGTCACTGCAGCTGCCtccatcacctccatctccaccatcaccaccacttcCACCATCACCCCCATCACCAGCAACACCACCATTGCCACAATCACAAGCATTACCACCATTTCCTCTATCACTACCATCTCCACCATTGCCAGTATCACTAACACTGGTTCCATCATCTCCGTCTCTACCATCGCCTCCATTTCCACAATCGCCTCCATCACCAGCATCACCGCCATTGCCTCCATCACCACCATCTCCAGCATCACCACGACTGCCTCCTTCACCTCCATCTACACCATCACCTCCTattccaccatcaccaccatcgccAGCATCACCACCATTGCCTCCATCACCACAATCTCCTCCATCTCCAGCATCACCACCACTGCTCCCAACACCTCCATCACCACCATTGCCTCCATTTCCACCACCACTTCCATCTCCAACATCACCACTGTTGCTTCCGTTGCCACCATCAGCACCACCTCCTCCATCACCTCGATCACCACTATTGCTTGCATTTCCACCATTGCCAGCATC
- the LOC126176407 gene encoding platelet binding protein GspB-like, translated as ITSISTTASISTITSITSISTITFITSTTTVASISLITSITTVASIATITTNFSITSITTTASITSIFTVTSISTIISITSITTIAYISIITSISTFASVATIATIASISTITSISNITTFASITSICSISSITTSASITSITTIATILTIVSITTFASVATITSISNVTTFASVSTITTISSVYSITTTASITSITTVASIATIATISSITSITRNASITTITPISSIASITTTASISTIATISTITSIVSITTIASITTISSISSTASFTSTIASIPTITTIMTSQPLPPSPPFPPSPPLPPSHPSQASPPLPPSPPTPPSPPSPASPPLPPSPPITTVASIATITNMSSITSITTDASITNITTISSIASISTAASITSISTIASISTITSIASITTISSITTNSSIANITTTGSVTSNSTIASISTITSIANITTVPSIATITTNSSITSITTTASITSVSTITSISSITSITSTTTIASIFTIASITTFASVATITTITSISNITTFASVSTITTISSIYSITTTASITSITTVASIATIATMSSITSIASNASITTITPISSTASITTTASITSIPTIATISTNTSIVSITAIASITTISSISSTASFTSTIASIPTITTIVSMPAIASITTISSFSSIITSVITIASITTIFSITSTNTISSIATISSIASITTTASITSVSTITSISSITSITSITTIASIFTIASITTFASIATSTTNSSISSITTTASITSITTISSISTITSISNITTFASVATITTICSISSITTAASITSISTVASIAIIASISTFASVATIATIASISTIASISNITTFASIATITAICSISSITTTASITSITTVASIATIATISSITSITSNAFITTITPISSIASITTTASITSISTIATISTITSIVSITTIASITTISSISSTASFTSTIASIPTITTILIMPAIASITTISSIASITTIASITSISTITSTSTSTSITSITTVATITTNTTISSVTSITNIASITTVTTIFSIASITTTASIISI; from the exons atcacctccatctccaccacCGCCTCCATTTCCACCATTACCTCCATCACCAGCATTTCCACCATTACCTTCATCACCTCCACCACCACCGTTGCCTCCATTTCCCTCATCACCAGCATCACCACCGTTGCGTCCAttgccaccatcaccaccaacTTCTCCATCACCAGCATCACCACCACTGCCTCCATCACCTCCATATTCACCGTCACCTCCATTTCCACCATCATTTCCATCACCTCCATCACCACCATTGCCTACATTTCCATCATCACCAGCATCAGCACGTTTGCCTCCGTTGCCACCATCGCCACCATTGcctccatttccaccatcacctccatctccAACATCACCACGTTTGCCTCCATTACCAGCATCTGCTCCATCTCCAGCATCACCACTTCTGCTTCCATCACCTCCATCACCACCATTGCCACCATTCTCACCATCGTCAGCATCACCACGTTTGCCTCTGTTGccaccatcacctccatctccAACGTCACCACGTTTGCCTCCGtttccaccatcaccaccatctcctCCGTCTACAGCATCACCACCACTGCCTCCATCACCTCCATCACCACCGTTGCCTCCATTGCCACCATCGCCACCATCTCCTCCATCACCAGCATCACCCGCAATGCCTCTATCACCACGATCACCCCCATCTCCTCCATAGCCAGCATCACTACTACTGCCTCGATCTCCACCATTGCCACTATTTCCACCATTACCTCCATCGTCAGTATCACCACCATTGCCTCCATCACCACCATCTCCAGTATCAGCTCCACTGCCTCCTTCACCTCCACCATCGCCTCCAttcccaccatcaccaccatcatga CATCACAACCACTGCCTCCATCacctccatttccaccatcacctccacttccaccatcacacccatCACAAGCATCACCACCGTTGCCACcgtcaccaccaacaccaccatctCCTCCGTCACCAGCATCACCACCATTGCCTCCATCACCACC CATCACCACCGTTGCTTCCATTGCCACCATCACCAACATGTCCTCCATCACCAGTATCACCACCGATGCCTCCATCACCAACATTACCACCATCTCCTCCATTGCCAGCATCTCCACCGCTGCCtccatcacctccatctccaccatcgcctccatttccaccatcacctccatcgCCAGCATCACCACCATTTCCTCCATCACTACCAACTCCTCCATTGCCAACATCACTACCACTGGCTCCGTCACCTCCAACTCCACCATCGcctccatttccaccatcacctccatcgCCAACATCACCACCGTTCCCTCCAttgccaccatcaccaccaactcctccatcaccagcatcaccaccactgcctccatcacctccgtctccaccatcacctccatttCCTCCATCACTTCcatcacctccaccaccaccattgCCTCCATTTTCACCATCGCCAGCATCACCACGTTTGCCTCTgttgccaccatcaccaccatcacctccatctccAACATCACCACGTTTGCCTCCGtttccaccatcaccaccatctcctCCATCTACAGCATCACCACCACTGCCTCCATCACCTCCATCACCACCGTTGCCTCCATTGCCACCATCGCCACCATGTCCTCCATCACCAGCATCGCCAGCAATGCCTCTATCACCACGATCACCCCCATCTCCTCCACAGCCAGCATAACTACTACTGCCTCCATCACCTCCATCCCCACCATTGCCACTATTTCCACCAATACCTCCATCGTCAGTATCACCGCCATTGCCTCCATCACCACCATCTCCAGTATCAGCTCCACTGCCTCCTTCACCTCCACCATCGCCTCCATTCCCACCATCACCACCATTGTGAGCATGCCCGCTATTGCCTCCATCAccaccatctcctccttctccagcaTCATCACCTCCGTCATCACCATTGCCTCCATCACCACCATCTTCTCCATCACCAGCACCAATACCATTTCCTCCATTGCCACCATTTCCTCTATTGCCAGCATCACCACCACTGCCTCCATCACCTCCgtctccaccatcacctccatttCCTCCATCACTTCCATCACCTCCATCACCACCATTGCCTCCATTTTCACCATCGCCAGCATCACCACGTTTGCCTCCATTGCCACCAGCACCACCAACTCCTCCATCTCCAGCATCACCACTACTGCTTCCATCACCTCCATCACAACCATTTcctccatttccaccatcacctccatctccAACATCACCACGTTTGCCTCCgttgccaccatcaccaccatctgctccatctccagcatcaccactgctgcctccatcacctccatctccaccGTTGCCTCCATTGCCATCATCGCCAGCATCAGCACGTTTGCCTCCGTTGCCACCATCGCCACCATTGCCTCCATTTCCACCATCGCCTCCATTTCCAACATCACCACGTTTGCCTCCATTGCCACCATCACCGCGATCTGCTCCATCTCCAGCATCACCACCACTGCCTCCATCACCTCCATCACCACTGTTGCCTCCATTGCCACCATCGCCACCATCTCCTCCATCACCAGCATCACCAGCAATGCGTTTATCACCACGATCACCCCCATCTCTTCCATAGCCAGCATCACTACTACTGCCtccatcacctccatctccaccattGCCACTATTTCCACCATTACCTCCATCGTCAGTATCACCACCATTGCCTCCATCACCACCATCTCCAGTATCAGCTCCACTGCCTCCTTCACCTCCACCATCGCCTCCAttcccaccatcaccaccatcctgATCATGCCCGCCATTGCCTCCATCACCACCATCTCCTCCATTGCCAGCATCACCACCATTGCCTCCATCacctccatttccaccatcacctccaCTTCCACCAGCACTTCCATCACCAGCATCACAACCGttgccaccatcaccaccaacaccaccatctCCTCCGTCACCAGCATCACCAACATTGCCTCCATCACCACCGTCACCACCATCTTCTCCATTGCCAGCATCACTACCACTGCCTCCATCATCTCCATC
- the LOC126176406 gene encoding uncharacterized PE-PGRS family protein PE_PGRS54-like has translation MGCPFSRYLNCCRSHAGTSVDKDSLGTLHTQNSTLTPAKDKTDNRGSSSDAANGGDGGDGGNGGDAGDGGDGVDGGDGDNGGDPEDGGDGGDGGNSCNAADGSDGGNGADGGDGGNGGDAGDGGDGGNGGDGGDGGDGASGSDVAKGGDGGIGGNGGGAGDGGDGGDGGKGGKRGDVGDGGDGGNGSNGDDGGDDAGDGGDGGDGGNGGHARDGGDGGNGRDGGDRGEGGSGADTGDGGEGGNRGDAGDGGNGGNGGNGGDGGDGGSGSDAVNGGDGADGGDGGIGDDAGDGGDGGDGGNGGNGGAVGESGYGDNGGDGGDGGSGGDTGDGGDGGDGGKGGKRGDVGYGGDGGYGGNGGDEGDGSRSGDAGDGADGGDGGNGGKRGDVGDGGDGGNGGNGGDGGNGGKRADAGDDGNVANGGDGGDGSDGGNGGDGEDGGDGGRGGDAGDGGVGGDGGNGRNGGDAGDEGNGGNGGGGGDEGNGGNAGDGGNGGNGGGGGDGGDGASGSDAGNGGNCGDGGNGGVAGDGGNSGDTGDGGDGGNGGTGGDGGDGGSSSDAGYGGDGGDGGNGGNAGDGGVGGDGGNGGNSGDVGDGGDGGNGGDGGDGGDGASGSDAGNRGVGSDGGNGGDAGDGGDGGNGGDGGDGGDGGSGGDAGNGGDGGDVGDGGIGGDTGDGAHGGNGGNGSNSGDAGKSGNGGNGGDGDDGGSGRDAGNGEDGGDGGDGGNDGDAGDGGDGGVGGDGGNGGDAGDGSDGGSRGDGGNGGDGGSGSDAGNGGDGGDGGDGGNGDDGGDDAGDGGDGGDGGNGGHAQDGGDGGNGGDSGREGGSGADTGDGGDGGNGGDSDNGGNGGNSGNGGDGGDRGSSSDAGYGGDGGDRGDRGIAVDAGDGGDGGDDGNGGNGGDGGDGGSGGDAVDGGDGGDGGIGGKRGDVGDGGDGGNRGKRGDAGDGENGGNGGDGGDGSRSGDAGDGADGGDGGNGGKCGDVGDGGDGRNGGNGGDGGNRGKRADAGDDGNVGNGGDGGDGNDGGNGGDGEDGGDGGSGGDAGDGEVGGDGGNGRNGGDAGDEGNGGKGGGGGNGGNAGDGGNGGNGRGGGDGGDGASGSDAGKGGNCGDGGNGGVAGDGGNSGDTGDGGVGGNGGTGGDAGDGGSSSNAGNGEDGGDGGNGGNAGEGGDAGDGGDGGNGGDTGDGGNGGNGGDGGDRGEGGSGGDAGDRADGGDGGNGGKRGDVGDGGVGGNGGNGGDGGDGSSRGDAGDGGVGGDGGNDSDSGDGGDGRNGGNGGDRGEGGSGGDAGDGGDGGNGSEAGDGGDHLNGGNGGDGGDGGSGSDAGNGGDGSHGGNGGDAGDGGDGGDGGGGGNGGDAGDGSDGGNGGDGADGGDGGSSSDAGYGGDEGDRGNRGIAGDAGVGGDGGDGGNAGKSGDGGDGGSGGDAVDGGDGGDGGNGGKRGDVGDGGDGGDAGNRGKRGDAGDGENGGNGGDGSDGSGGGNGGDGGDGGDGASGSDAGNGGVGSDGGNGGDAGDGGDGGNGGDGGDGGDGGSGGDAGNGGDGGDWKWKQWW, from the exons GAACAAGTGTGGATAAAGACTCCCTTGGGACACTTCACACACAGAATTCGACACTTACCCCAGCAAAGGATAAGACCGACAACAGAGGCAGCAGTAGTGATGCAGCCAATGGAGGAGATGGTGGCGATGGAGGCAATGGTGGTGATGCTGGTGATGGAGGAGATGGTGTTGATGGTGGCGATGGAGACAATGGTGGTGATCCTGAAGATGGcggagatggtggtgatggtggcaacAGTTGTAATGCTGCTGATGGAAGTGATGGTGGAAATGGAGCTGATGGAGGTGATGGAGGCAATGGCGGTGATGCTGGcgatggaggtgatggtggaaatggaggtgatggtggagatggaggtgacGGAGCCAGTGGTAGTGATGTTGCCAAAGGAGGAGATGGTGGCATTGGAGGaaatggtggtggtgctggtgatggaggagatggtggtgatggtggcaaaGGAGGCAAACGTGGTGATGTTggagatggaggtgatggtggaaatgGAAGCAATGGTGATGATGGAGGTGATGATGCTGGAGATGGAGGAGATGGTGGTGATGGAGGCAATGGCGGTCATGCTcgcgatggtggtgatggtgggaaTGGACGTGATGGCGGAGATAGAGGCGAAGGAGGCAGTGGTGCTGATACTGGAGATGGTGGTGAGGGAGGCAATCGTGGTGATGCTGGTGATGGAGGTAATGGTGGAAATGGTGGCaatggtggagatggaggtgatggaGGCAGTGGTAGTGATGCTGTCAATGGAGGAGATGGTGCTGATGGTGGTGATGGAGGCATTGGTGATGATGCTGGTGATGGAGGAGATGGTGGCGATGGTGGCAATGGAGGCAATGGTGGTGCTGTGGGCGAAAGTGGATATGGAGACAATGGTGGTGATGGAGGTGATGGAGGCAGTGGTGGTGATACTGGAGATGGaggagatggtggtgatggtggcaaaGGAGGCAAACGCGGTGATGTTGGATATGGAGGTGATGGTGGATATGGAGGCAATGGTGGTGATGAAGGTGATGGAAGCAGAAGTGGTGATGCTGGAGATGGAgcagatggtggtgatggtggcaatGGAGGCAAACGTGGTGATGTTggagatggaggtgatggtggaaatggaggCAATGGTGGCGATGGTGGCAACGGAGGCAAACGTGCTGATGCTGGCGATGATGGAAATGTAGCCAATGGTGGTGATGGAGGTGATGGAAgtgatggtggaaatggaggtGACGGTGAAGATGGAGGTGATGGAGGCAGGGGTGGTGATGCTGGTGATGGAGGAgttggtggtgatggtggcaaTGGCCGCAACGGTGGTGATGCTGGTGATGAGGGAAATGGAGGcaatggtggtggtggaggtgatgAAGGTAATGGTGGAAATGCTGGTGATGGAGGTAATGGTGGAAATGGAGGCGGTGGTGGAGATGGAGGTGACGGAGCCAGTGGTAGTGATGCTGGCAATGGAGGAAATTGTGGTGATGGAGGAAATGGTGGTGTTGCTGGAGATGGTGGCAATAGTGGTGATACTGgtgatggaggtgatggtggaaatgGTGGAACtggtggagatggaggtgatggaGGCAGTAGTAGTGATGCTGGCTATGGAGGAGATGGGGGTGATGGAGGCAATGGTGGTAATGCTGGTGATGGAGGAgttggtggtgatggtggcaaTGGAGGCAACAGTGGTGATGTTGGcgatggaggtgatggtggaaatggaggcgatggtggagatggaggtgacGGAGCCAGTGGTAGTGATGCTGGCAATAGAGGAGTTGGTAGTGATGGAGGAAATGGTGGTGATGCTGGcgatggaggtgatggtggaaatggaggtgatggtggagatggaggtgatggaGGCAGCGGTGGAGATGCTGGCAATGGAGGAGATGGTGGTGATGTTGGTGATGGAGGCATCGGTGGTGATACTGGTGATGGAGCACATGGTGGTAATGGTGGCAATGGAAGCAACAGTGGTGATGCTGGCAAAAGTGGAAATGGAGGCAATGGTGGTGATGGAGATGATGGAGGCAGTGGTAGAGATGCTGGCAATGGAGAAGATGGTGGTGACGGTGGTGATGGAGGCAATGATGGTGATGCTGGTGACGGAGGagatggtggtgttggtggtgatggtggcaacggtggtgatgctggtgatggaagtgatggtggaagtagaggtgatggtggaaatggaggtGATGGAGGCAGCGGTAGTGATGCTGGCAATGGaggagatggtggtgatggtggtgatggaggcAATGGTGATGATGGAGGTGATGATGCTGGAGATGGAGGAGACGGTGGTGATGGAGGCAATGGCGGGCATGCTcaggatggtggtgatggtgggaaTGGAGGCGATAGTGGACGTGAAGGAGGCAGTGGAGCTGATACTGGAGATGGTGGTGATGGAGGCAATGGCGGTGATAGTGACAATGGAGGTAATGGTGGAAATAGTGGCaatggtggagatggaggtgatAGAGGCAGTAGTAGTGATGCTGGCTATGGAGGAGATGGGGGTGATCGTGGTGATAGAGGCATTGCTGTTGATGCTGGTGATGGAGGAGATGGTGGCGATGATGGTAATGGAGGCAACggtggagatggaggtgatggaGGCAGTGGTGGTGATGCTGTAGATGGaggagatggtggtgatggtggaatTGGAGGCAAACGTGGTGATGTTggagatggaggtgatggtggCAACAGAGGCAAACGTGGTGATGCTGGCGATGGTGAAAATGGAGGCAATGGTGGTGATGGAGGTGATGGAAGCAGAAGTGGTGATGCTGGAGATGGAgcagatggtggtgatggtggcaatGGAGGCAAATGTGGTGATGTTGGAGATGGAGGTGATGGTAGAAATGGAGGCAATGGTGGCGATGGTGGAAACAGAGGCAAACGTGCTGATGCTGGCGATGATGGAAATGTAGGCAATGGTGGTGATGGAGGTGATGGAAATGATGGTGGAAATGGAGGTGACGGTGAAGATGGAGGTGATGGAGGCAGTGGTGGTGATGCTGGTGATGGAGAAgttggtggtgatggtggcaaTGGACGCAACGGTGGTGATGCTGGTGATGAGGGAAATGGAGGCAAAGGTGGTGGTGGAGGTAATGGTGGAAATGCTGGTGATGGAGGTAATGGTGGAAATGGAAGGGGTGGTGGAGATGGAGGTGACGGAGCCAGTGGTAGTGATGCTGGCAAAGGAGGAAATTGTGGTGATGGAGGAAATGGTGGTGTTGCTGGAGATGGTGGCAATAGTGGTGATACTGGTGATGGAGGAGTTGGTGGAAATGGTGGAACTGGTGGAGATGCAGGTGATGGAGGCAGCAGTAGTAATGCCGGCAATGGAGAAGATGGTGGTGATGGAGGCAATGGTGGTAATGCTGGTGAAGGAGGAGATGCTGGAGATGGTGGTGACGGAGGCAATGGTGGTGACACTGGTGATGGAGGTAATGGGGGaaatggaggtgatggtggagatAGAGGTGAAGGAGGCAGTGGTGGTGATGCTGGAGATAGAgcagatggtggtgatggtggcaacGGAGGCAAACGTGGTGATGTAGGAGATGGAGGTGTTGGTGGAAATGGAGGCAATGGTGGTGATGGAGGTGATGGAAGCAGTAGAGGTGATGCTGGAGATGGAGGAGTTGGTGGTGATGGAGGCAATGACAGTGATTCTGGCGATGGTGGTGATGGTAGAAATGGAGGCAATGGTGGAGATAGAGGTGAAGGAGGCAGTGGTGGTGAtgctggtgatggtggtgatggaggcAATGGCAGTGAGGCCGGCGATGGAGGTGATCATCTAAATGGTGGCAATGGTGGAGATGGAGGCGATGGAGGCAGTGGTAGTGATGCTGGCAATGGAGGAGATGGTAGTCATGGAGGCAACGGTGGTGATGCCGGTGATGGAggggatggtggtgatggtggtggtggtggcaatgGTGGTGATGCTGGTGATGGAAGTGACGGTGGAAATGGAGGTGATGGTGCAGATGGAGGTGATGGAGGCAGTAGTAGTGATGCTGGCTATGGAGGAGATGAGGGTGATCGTGGTAATAGAGGCATTGCTGGTGATGCTGGTGTTGGAGGAGATGGTGGCGATGGTGGCAATGCAGGCAAAAGTGGTGATGGAGGTGATGGAGGCAGTGGTGGTGATGCTGTAGATGGaggagatggtggtgatggtggaaaCGGAGGCAAACGTGGTGATGTTggagatggaggtgatggtggTGATGCTGGCAACAGAGGCAAACGTGGTGATGCTGGCGATGGTGAAAATGGAGGCAATGGTGGTGATGGAAGTGATGGAAGTGGTGGAGGaaatggaggtgatggtggagatggaggtgacGGAGCCAGTGGTAGTGATGCTGGCAATGGAGGAGTTGGTAGTGATGGAGGAAATGGTGGTGATGCTGGcgatggaggtgatggtggaaatggaggcgatggtggagatggaggtgatggaGGCAGCGGTGGAGATGCTGGCAATGGAGGAGATGGTGGTGAT TGGAAATGGAAGCAATGGTGGTGA